Proteins from a single region of Tachysurus vachellii isolate PV-2020 chromosome 15, HZAU_Pvac_v1, whole genome shotgun sequence:
- the rhbdd1 gene encoding rhomboid-related protein 4, protein MRNRQRGFNLGLLLLASQVLQLGTDNIPPATLLTLGLNVYLFLFPVKPIIQTCVSIQQVFWRGDWHRLLLSPFHHVDDWHLYFNMVSFLWKGVKLERRLGTAWFAYILSVFSLLTGLVYLLLEAGLTELMDDWSFSMQCAVGFSGVLFGLKVVNNYYNPGGVQYIIGFPVSKRYACWVELVLIHILNPGTSFVGHLSGILVGLLYTTGPLRTLMQTCAGFVSGHGNYRRTRTHYNSSGCSGYRMQDTPNSPPDDGQGLRYRAGPSAPSRHPYTAGLSEQEQIEAALIASMQDQRQRAHSRPQYGFNTNSELTMEEIRQRRLQRFNT, encoded by the exons atgagAAACAGACAGCGAGGATTTAACCTAGGCCTGCTCCTGCTGGCGTCTCAGGTGCTCCAGCTCGGCACAGACAACATCCCTCCTGCTACACTGCTGACACTCGGCCTTAACGTCTAccttttcctgtttcctgttaaacCCATCATTCAG acgtGTGTCAGCATACAGCAGGTGTTCTGGCGTGGAGACTGGCATCGTCTCCTGTTGTCCCCTTTCCACCACGTCGACGACTGGCACCTTTACTTCAACATGGTCTCCTTCCTCTGGAAGGGCGTCAAACTGGAGCGCAGGCTCGGCACCGCCTGGTTCGCCTAcatcctgtctgtcttctctctgCTTACCGGATTGGTCTATCTGCTCCTGGAGGCGGGGCTAACGGAGCTGATGGATGATTGGTCCTTCAGTATGCAGTGCGCTGTAGGGTTCTCGG GTGTTCTGTTTGGGCTGAAAGTTGTGAACAATTATTATAACCCGGGTGGAGTCCAATACATCATAGGCTTTCCTGTATCCAAAAGATACGCATGCTGGGTGGAGCTAGTTCTCATTCACATCCTGAACCCAgg GACCTCCTTTGTTGGGCATCTGTCTGGTATTTTGGTGGGGCTTCTCTACACTACTGGCCCCCTCAGAACACTAATGCAAACATGTGCAg GTTTTGTTAGCGGTCATGGAAACTACAGAAGAACTCGCACACACTACAACTCATCAG GTTGTAGTGGATATAGAATGCAGGACACTCCAAACAGCCCTCCTGACGATGGTCAGGGTCTCCGTTACAGAGCCGGGCCATCAGCACCTTCTCGGCACCCGTACACAGCCGGTCTGTCGGAGCAGGAGCAGATCGAGGCAGCACTTATTGCCAGCATGCAAGACCAAA GACAGCGAGCTCACAGCAGACCACAGTATGGGTTCAACACCAACTCTGAGCTCACCATGGAGGAAATACGTCAACGCAGACTTCAGAGATTtaacacttaa
- the col4a4 gene encoding collagen alpha-4(IV) chain — translation MTRPHRIASLSLPLWWLLLTHMYRQEVQGISEDCSGQQNRNLCPCVPVKGSRGLPGALGEVGRMGSPGPQGPQGKRGQKGQRGTEGIPGNIGPKGDQGNPGTPGYPGIYGQDGSPGPLGHRGLPGLDGCKGDPGDPGFNGCQGPDGTTGPRGFKGPKGPKGDPACKYVMIPGQPGCDGPPGKRGPPGSSGPCGPQGAQGKPGEPGSSGGNGAPGGRGPPGDQGQPILGTGGDEGDPGPAGPPGPTELIEPSEKYFPKGEKGAKGPAGECGLPGCNGTVGPLGDSGDKGITGSQGPKGENGFPGLSGKRGFQGVQGKPGCPGPRGYQGLKGISGEPGLPGETAHFSCAAGRLGITGPPGPPGIKGDMGVMGLPGPPGPQGYSFPGLPGSPGTLGTQGPQGDKGEPGVKSTLQIPGEPGKPGKPGPKGHQGASGPHGYYCTPGQRGVPGFEGDIGLPGQNGIPGRKGDIGDCSCEGGRDIYGLQGLLGEPGAPGAPGLHGLPGARGQPGPDGDPGKRGGFGYPGFPGYRGIKGEKGNLFVMNVKGIKGEPGTPGTDGYPGMNGKRGNCGNPGPAGDCGPEGDSLRGFPGDGGCPGNMGLKGARGPSGPQGPGIPGPVGHRGPEGDQGPLGPRGNVGRKGNKGDMQPCIPGSPGVCGPKGDLGDQGCPGEPGNPGPCGDNGIKGPKGEKGNLGNRGPDGPTGVSGCQGDPGDIGPDGPSMCGEKGILGNPGPPGLKGCIGDSLTGERGPVGPTGFNGYPGAKGVPGAPGSLGNEGSPGVPGAQGRKGEPGACGQPGIQGSVGPCPVQCENGAVGETGPPGDPGCSGNPGLPGEKGYSGPPGLPGRGLKGDTGKPGQPGAQGYGGPQGCPGSEGNNGDPGFNGIKGCPGQPGRDGLPGSPGECGQQGPSGIKGEKGSDGRQGCPGESGEKGEKGSQGPPGMPGEIYVNAEKGKTGPSGELGPCGFNGPRGDKGVKGKCGPDGYVGYPGPPGFENGPQGPPGPCGRKGKPGLLGLTGLKGKRGLPGVCGDPGDPALSGLPGAPGLQGFDGLKGDKGESISIPGPPGLRGPPGQNGFPGPTGDQGESGDGGPPGQCGWPGKPGPAGNQGKCGPPGVVGPPGPRGTCGAEGPPGPPGFPGLTGPSGRCGPPGSPGPPGLHGLDGLQGVKGEPGTRGIGIPGDRGPNGLTGEMGCKGDPGPQGPIQQGAKGSRGPTGFPGDPGCPGPPGPSGRECENPKRGQIGEQGFNGRDGPPGLRGPMGPAGLAVPVRGCEGDPGTPGPPGSKGRIGDHGPKGQMGLSGCQGQKGEKGDSGIIGDHGPSGLPGANGNPGHKGPKGPQGVQGSIGIAGKPIHIGSRRPSQGPAGFPGPPGDSGFPGPIGIEGPEGLKGRKGQVGDQGLNGEPGPPGFIGLPGDPGNKGARGSQGMQGQHGTPGDEGPPGSSDRFTSGFLLVIHSQSTYIPNCPRNMSKLWEGYSLLYLEGQEKAHTQDLGQGGSCMRVFSTMPFSRCNKQACHYANRNDKSYWLATIASLPTAPVSGLEIQPHISRCVVCEAPSSAIAVHSQDTFTPGCPPNWRRLWVGYSFLMHTGSGDEGGGQSLTSSGSCLQHFFTHPFVECQGPQGTCHYFSNLYNFWLTRVNDQDFSISPETMTLKGTSEQLDNVSRCSVCLRD, via the exons GGGCTTCCTGGTGCTTTAGGGGAAGTGGGTAGAATGGGGTCTCCAGGACCACAAGGACCTCAAGGGAAACGTGGACAGAAAGGACAGCGTGGAACTGAAGGAATTCCAGGGAATATTGGACCAAAAGGAGACCAA GGCAATCCAGGAACACCCGGATACCCCGGAATATATGGGCAAGAT GGTTCTCCTGGACCACTTGGCCATCGTGGTCTTCCGGGATTAGATGGCTGTAAAGGAGACCCAGGAGATCCAGGATTCAATGGCTGTCAAGGACCAGATGGTACAACCGGACCCCGA GGTTTTAAAGGGCCTAAGGGACCCAAAGGAGACCCTGCGTGCAAATATGTTATGATTCCTGGTCAACCT GGTTGTGATGGACCTCCTGGTAAACGTGGACCTCCA GGATCTTCTGGACCTTGTGGCCCACAAGGTGCCCAAGGGAAGCCTGGAGAACCCGGATCATCA GGTGGAAATGGTGCTCCAGGTGGCCGAGGGCCTCCA GGAGACCAAGGACAACCGATTCTTGGTACAGGTGGAGATGAG GGAGATCCAGGACCAGCAGGCCCTCCAGGTCCTACTGAATTAATTGAGCCATCAGAGAAATATTTCCCCAAAGGAGAGAAG ggGGCAAAAGGACCTGCTGGAGAATGTGGATTGCCTGGatgtaat GGAACTGTGGGACCTTTGGGGGACTCAGGAGATAAAGGCATTACAGGAAGTCAAGGACCTAAA GGAGAAAATGGCTTTCCTGGGCTTTCTGGAAAACGAGGATTTCAG GGTGTACAAGGAAAGCCTGGATGCCCCGGTCCACGTGGCTACCAAGGACTAAAG GGAATCTCAGGAGAACCTGGTCTACCAGGGGAAACAGCACATTTCTCTTGTGCAGCAG GAAGACTCGGTATTACAGGACCTCCTGGTCCCCCGGGTATCAAAGGAGACATGGGAGTTATGGGCCTGCCAGGTCCTCCTGGTCCACAAGGTTATTCTTTCCCAG GTCTCCCAGGCAGCCCAGGGACGTTGGGTACTCAAGGCCCTCAAGGTGATAAAGGAGAGCCAGGCGTGAAAAGCACCCTGCAGATCCCAGGGGAGCCTGGGAAACCGGGGAAGCCAGGGCCAAAAGGACATCAAGGGGCTAGTGGCCCCCATG gatACTACTGCACCCCTGGACAAAGAGGAGTTCCTGGTTTTGAAGGAGATATAGGTCTACCTGGTCAAAATGGCATTCCTGGAAGAAAAG GTGACATCGGTGACTGTTCTTGTGAGGGCGGTCGTGATATTTATGGCCTTCAGGGTTTGCTAGGTGAACCTGGGGCTCCTGGTGCTCCAGGATTGCATGGGCTTCCTGGTGCACGAGGTCAACCTGGCCCAGATGGAGACCCTGGGAAAAGAGGAGGTTTT GGTTACCCGGGTTTTCCAGGTTACAGGGGAATTaaaggagaaaaaggaaacctGTTTGTGATGAACGTCAAGG GTATAAAGGGAGAGCCCGGGACACCAGGGACTGATGGTTATCCAGGAATGAATGGGAAGAGAGGAAATTGTGGGAATCCTGGACCTGCAGGTGATTGTGGTCCAGAG gGTGACAGTTTAAGAGGATTTCCTGGTGATGGAGGTTGTCCAGGAAACATGGGCTTGAAAGGCGCAAGAGGTCCCAGTGGACCACAAGGCCCAGGCATTCCTGGGCCAGTAGGCCATCGAGGACCAGAAGGAGACCAGGGACCTCTAGGACCAAGAGGAAATGTTGGGCGTAAAGGAAACAAAG gTGATATGCAACCCTGTATACCAGGCAGTCCTGGAGTTTGTGGACCAAAGGGAGACCTTGGTGACCAAG GTTGTCCAGGAGAGCCGGGCAATCCAGGGCCCTGTGGGGATAATGGAATTAAAGGACCAAagggagaaaaaggaaacctTGGAAATCGTGGTCCTGATGGTCCAACAG GGGTATCTGGATGTCAGGGGGATCCAGGAGATATTGGACCCGATGGACCGAGTATGTGCGGGGAGAAAGGGATACTTGGCAATCCAGGACCCCCTGGGTTAAAAGGATGTATTGGAGACTCATTAACAGGAGAGCGAGGGCCAGTGGGTCCAACTGGGTTTAATGGCTATCCAGGAGCTAAAGGAGTCCCTGGAGCCCCGGGGTCACTTGGTAATGAAG GCTCTCCTGGTGTACCTGGAGCTCAAGGAAGGAAAGGAGAGCCAGGGGCATGTGGACAGCCTGGGATACAGGGGTCTGTTGGCCCATgtccagtacagtgtgagaACGGAGCAGTGGGTGAGACAGGACCACCAGGAGACCCAGGCTGTAGTGGAAATCCAG GTTTACCTGGGGAGAAAGGCTATTCCGGACCACCTGGTCTCCCTGGAAGGGGGTTAAAAGGTGATACGGGGAAACCAGGCCAACCTGGTGCCCAGGGATACGGTGGTCCTCAGGGATGCCCAGGATCAGAGGGTAACAATGGAGATCCTGGCTTTAATGGAATAAAAG GTTGTCCTGGACAACCAGGAAGGGATGGCTTGCCTGGTAGCCCTGGTGAGTGTGGACAGCAAGGACCATCTGGAATAAAAGGCGAAAAAGGGTCTGATGGGAGGCAAGGCTGTCCAGGGGAAAgtggagagaaaggagagaaag GTTCCCAAGGACCTCCTGGGATGCCAGGAGAGATTTATGTTAATGCAGAAAAGGGGAAGACGGGGCCATCAGGAGAGCTTGGGCCCTGCGGGTTTAATGGCCCCCGAG GTGATAAAGGTGTGAAGGGAAAATGTGGTCCTGATGGCTATGTAGGGTATCCTGGACCTCCAGGTTTTGAGAACGGCCCTCAGGGGCCACCAGGTCCTTGTGGAAGGAAAGGTAAACCTGGACTCCTGGGTTTGACAGGGTTAAAAGGCAAAAGAGGATTACCTGGAGTATGCGGAGATCCA GGTGACCCAGCGTTGAGTGGATTGCCAGGAGCTCCTGGTCTCCAAGGATTTGATGGGCTTAAAG GCGATAAAGGAGAGTCTATAAGTATACCAGGACCTCCAGGTCTGAGAGGACCACCTGGGCAAAATGGCTTCCCAG GTCCTACAGGAGATCAAGGAGAGTCAGGAGACGGGGGGCCACCTGGTCAGTGTGGATGGCCTGGCAAACCTGGTCCTGCTGGAAATCAGGGAAAGTGTGGACCTCCAG GCGTTGTTGGTCCGCCGGGACCAAGAGGAACATGTGGCGCTGAGGGTCCTCCAGGGCCTCCTGGATTTCCCGGACTTACGGGACCATCAGGACGCTGTGGCCCACCAG GTTCTCCAGGGCCACCAGGTCTTCATGGATTGGATGGATTACAGGGTGTGAAGGGTGAACCAGGGACACGTG GAATAGGTATACCTGGGGACAGGGGGCCTAATGGACTGACAGGTGAAATGGGTTGTAAGGGAGACCCTGGACCACAGGGTCCTATCCAGCAAGGGGCCAAAGGCTCTCGGGGCCCAACTGGATTTCCAG gTGATCCTGGTTGTCCTGGTCCTCCTGGTCCTAGTGGCAGGGAATGTGAGAACCCTAAACGAGGACAGATTGGTGAACAAGGCTTTAATGGTCGGGATGGCCCACCAG GACTTAGGGGACCAATGGGACCAGCAGGCTTGGCAGTACCTGTGCGGGGGTGTGAAGGGGACCCAGGTACACCAGGTCCTCCAGGAAGTAAAGGAAGAATAGGTGATCATGGTCCCAAAGGGCAAATGGGGCTTTCAGGCTGCCAAGGACAGAAAG GTGAGAAAGGAGACTCGGGGATTATTGGAGATCATGGACCTTCTGGGTTACCAGGAGCAAATGGCAATCCTGGGCACAAGGGCCCTAAAGGACCACAAGGAGTGCAAG GTTCCATTGGAATAGCAGGAAAACCTATTCATATTGGTTCCAGAAGACCAAGTCAAGGTCCAGCTGGGTTTCCTGGTCCTCCTGGTGACTCTGGCTTTCCAGGACCTATAGGAATTGAGGGCCCCGAGGGGCTGAAAg GAAGAAAAGGCCAAGTTGGAGATCAAGGGTTGAACGGTGAACCTGGACCACCTGGCTTTATTGGACTTCCTGGAGACCCAGGAAACAAGGGTGCCAGAGGTTCCCAAGGCATGCAAG GGCAACACGGAACCCCAGGAGATGAAGGTCCCCCTGGCTCCTCTGACAGGTTCACCTCTGGCTTTCTGTTGGTCATTCACAGCCAATCAACATATATACCTAACTGTCCTCGAAATATGTCCAAGCTGTGGGAGGGATATAGCCTCCTGTACCTGGAGGGGCaagagaaagcacacacacaagacctAG gtcAGGGAGGTTCATGTATGCGTGTCTTCAGCACTATGCCCTTTTCACGCTGCAACAAGCAGGCCTGCCACTACGCCAACCGCAATGACAAATCCTACTGGCTTGCCACCATTGCATCATTACCCACCGCACCAGTGTCTGGGCTGGAGATCCAGCCACACATCAgtaggtgtgtggtgtgtgaggctCCATCATCGGCCATTGCCGTTCACAGCCAGGACACATTCACACCCGGCTGCCCGCCAAACTGGAGGAGACTCTGGGTTGGATATTCATTCCTTATG CACACCGGGTCAGGAGATGAAGGAGGTGGCCAGTCCCTCACCTCCTCAGGAAGCTGCCTACAGCATTTCTTCACACATCCGTTTGTGGAGTGCCAGGGCCCACAAGGCACATGCCACTACTTCTCCAACCTATATAACTTTTGGCTCACGCGTGTGAACGATCAGGACTTCAGCATTAGCCCAGAAACGATGACCCTAAAAGGAACGTCTGAGCAGCTTGATAACGTCAGCCGATGCAGTGTCTGCTTGAGGGATTGA